The genomic segment GTGAGAGTAGATTCCAAGGGTATAGGAGAAAGACTCCTTCAATTTCGAAAGAGTATTAGTTACTCTCAGAAGCAAATGGCCGAGCAGGCTGATATTGACCGATCTTACATTGCCCATGTTGAAAATGGAAGCATACCATCTAGCGAATTTATTATTAAACTAATGAATGCTTTTAATCTTTCAGTAGATTGGTTACTCACCG from the Leptospira wolffii serovar Khorat str. Khorat-H2 genome contains:
- a CDS encoding helix-turn-helix domain-containing protein, which gives rise to MRVDSKGIGERLLQFRKSISYSQKQMAEQADIDRSYIAHVENGSIPSSEFIIKLMNAFNLSVDWLLTGNGKMLLPDGEHLFNKLKEEHIQFLETLTKLNSQKQSKLLNAFKNILESE